GCCGATATTCAGCCAGCCCAGGTAGTAGAGCAGCGGCAGGAGGGCGACGAGAGGCCCTCGGACGGTGTCGCCGACGAGCATCACCCACCGCGGGCCCATGCGGCCCACGAGCGACGCGCCGAACACGCCGAACACGGCGATGGCCGCCAGTTGCGCCGCCATGACCAGGCCCATGTCGCGCGACGAGCCCGTGAGCTGAAGCACCAGCCACGGCATTGCCACGGCGCTCAGCTGGGTACCCAGCATCGACATGAACTCGGCGGTGAGCAGAACCCGCAGGGTGCGCTGGCGCCTGAGCCGAAGCTGACTGTCTTCCGAGGTGCTCATGTCAGGCTCCATCCGTAGTGCCTCGGCCGCGGCGAACGGGCCGGGCCGCACGGCGTGGCCGGACCGGTGCCGACTGCGCGCCGTTCTCCAAGGCCGTGGCGAGCGCCGCCACGGTGGGGTGTTCGAACAGGTCGACGATGGGGATGTCGCGGCCCAGCTCCGCGACCAGCCGGCTATGCAGCCTGGCCAGGCTCAGCGAGTTGCCGCCGAGGTCGAAGAAGTTGTCGTGCGCACCGATGTCCTGGGTGCCCAGCACCTCCGACCACACCGCGGCGATGCGACGCTCGAGCTCGCTGCCAGGGGCGGTGAATCCGCTCCCGCCGACGAGGTCCGTTCGGATCGGACGGGGCAGCCTGGCCACGTCGACCTTGCCGCTGGTGTTCAGGGGCAACTCCGTGAGCCACACCACGGCCTCGGGGACCATGTAGACCGGCAAGCTGGAGCGCAGCCGCGCCAGCAACCGCGCGGTGTCGGTGCGGCCGGGTTGGCTGGGGATCACGTAGGCCACCAGCGCGGGTGTCTGTTGCGAATCGCCATGGACGACCGCCTGGGCCACCTCCGGCTGGCGGAGCAGCACCTGCTCGATCTCGCCGGGCTCGATCCGGTACCCGCGGATCTTGAGCTGTCGGTCGGCCCGGCCCAGGTACTCGACGGTGCCATCGGCGAGCCAGCGGCCAAGGTCGCCAGTCCGGTAGATCCGGAGCGACTCGCCATCGAGTTCCACCGAGCGGAACCTGTCAGCGGTCAGGTCTGGCCGCCGGAGAATGCCGGTGGCCAGACCGCCGCCAGCCAGGCAGATCTCACCGGGGACACCCACGAGGCACCGGCGCCCCTGGGGGTCGAGCACGAGCACGCGGACCCCAGCGATGGGCCGGCCGATCCGGTTGATGGGAGGCTGCGGCACTGCCTCGAGGTCGTGGATCGTGGCGACCACCGAGTTCTCGGTGGGGCCATAGGCGTTGCACACCCTGTAGGGCAGCCCGGGCGGCGGCCACTCCGAGAGCGCGGCGCCGCCGATGAACATCCAGCGCAGCCGCGTCGGGCCCGTCCCGGCCCTCCATACGGCCTCCGCGAGCGGCGTGGCCAGGAACGCGACGTTGATGTCGTGCTGGTCCAGCCAGGTTCCGACCGTCGATGCGACGACCGGCGCCTCGTGCGGCACCAGGCAGGCGCCAGTCGCCAGAGCGGACCAGACCTCCCATTGGGACGCGTCGAACCCGACGCTCATCAGATGCGAGCAGCGGTCGCGGTCGCCAATCGTGTAGTGGCGCGCGGTCCACTGGATCAGCTGCGCCAATCCCTGGTGCGTGACGACCACGCCCTTCGGGGTACCCGTGGTGCCGGAGGTGTAGATCACGTACGCGGTGGATCCGGCGCTCCAGTTCGGGTCGTCCGCCTCGGTGCCCCCGGCGGTCGCGTCGGTCTCGTCCACGCGGAGGGTCGGCACGGAGCCTGACCGTGCCGCGCCGTCGTGGTCGGTGAGCAACACAGGCGCGTCGAGGTCCTCGAGAACGAACCTCACCCGACTGTCTGGCCACGCCGGGTCGATCGGGCAGAAGGCCGCACCAGCCAGCCAGCTTCCCAGCATCGCCACCGTGAAGTCCTCGCCGCGCGGGAGCAGCAGCGCGACCACCGGGTCCGCGCCGCGCAGCCTCGGTCGGATCCCGGCCGCCAGCGCCCGTGCACGTCCGACGAGTCCCTGGTAGTCCAGCGTTCCACGCAGCGACTCGACGGCCGGTGCCGAGGCCCGGTCGCGGCCGTGCCGCAGCACCAGCACGGGGACCGGAGTCATCGGCTCGGGTTCGGGTCCGCGCTCCCACCGGCGCAACCGCGCGAGCTCGTCCGCGGCGACGTCGAGCGCCGCCACCGGCTGGTCCAGGTGGTCCGGCATCAGCTCCATCAGCCGGCCCAGCAGGGTGGCGAAGCGCTCCACGTCGTCACGGCGATAGCGCGCCCCATGGTACGCAACGTTGCCGGACAGCTTCGTGCCGTCCAGGGTGAAGCCCACGGTGAGGCCAAGCTTGCCGGCGTAGCCAGCACCCGCGTGGCTGATGTCGGCGGCCTGCAACGGGCGTCCAGCCAGCGAGGCGGGCTGTGTCGGCACGGCACTGAAGGTCAGCGACACGTCCGCGTACGGAGTCCGACCAGGTCGGCGGTGCGGGTTGAGCCGCTCCACCACCTCCTCGAACGGTGCTCCCGCGTGCTCGAAAGCCTCCAGCACCTCCGAGCGCATGCCGTGCAAGACGTCCAGGAACGTCGCGTTGCTGGCGAGCTGGGAGCGCAGCACCACCGTGTTCAGGCACGGCCCCAGCAGCTCGGCGAAGTCCGGGTTGTCACGGTTCGCGATCGGGTTGCTGATCACCACGTCGGCGTGGCCGGTCCAGCGGTGGAGCAGAGCGGCCAGGCCCGCCGCCGTGACGATGAACGGTGTGACGCCATACCGGGCCTGCAACGGTCGCAACCGCTCCAGCAGGTCGGCGCGCAGTGGGATCGTCACGACGCCGTGGGGCCCAGGCTCCGCCGGGGGGCTGAATTCCACGTAGGCCGGGGCACCCGCCAGTTTCTTCTCCCAGTAGGCCAGATCGTTCCGGCGCTGCACGCTGTCCCGCTGAGAGAGCTGCGCGGTGACGAAGTGTCGGTACTGCACCCGGTCCTCGGCGGCGCTCGTCGCGGTCCCCCGGGACGAGCGACCCTGTGTCGCTTCGGTGAGTTCGCCGAGCAGCCCGGCAATGCTGCCGGCCAGTGCCGAGGCGTCCGCGGCCGATACCCGCTGCCCCTGATACGACAGAATGGCGGACAGCTCGCCGTCCTGCTCGGCGACCGTCAGGGTCAGACCGAACTTCGCTTCGTGCGACCACAGCGAGTCGAAGAACAGCGGGGTCAGCTCGATCCCGCCCAGCAGGGCCCGCCGGTCACTGCGCAGGTTCATGTTGAGCGTCACATCGATGTAGGGCGTGTGCCCCACTCCGCGGGCCGGGGAAAGCCGGTTCACGACCTCCTCGAACGGCGCCCCGGCGTGTTCGAGCGCGCCGAGCATCTCGGTGCGCATCGTCTGGAGGGCGTCGCCGAGGGGAGCGCCGGCGGCCAGATCCGAGCGGAGCACGAGCGTGTTCAGGCAGGGTCCGAGCAGCCCAGCGAAGCTGGCGGGGTCCCGGGTGGAGACCGGCACGCCCAGGGTGATGGTGCGCTGTCCCGTCCACCGGTGCAGCGCGACGGCCAGCGCGGCGCCGAACGCCATGAACCACGTGACCCCGTGCTGGGTCTGCAGCGGCCGCAGCCGGTCGGGCAGGTCCGCCGGGAGTGGCACGCGAACAGCGCCGTTGCGGCCCGCCGGAACCGGCGTGGGGAACGCCAGGTTCGCCGGTGCGTCGGCCAGCTTTCGCTGCCAGTAGTCCAGCTCGTTCTCGCGCCGCGCCGAGTCCTGGCGGGCCTCCTGCGAGGCCACGAAGTCCCGGTACTGCACGGCTGGCGGCGCCGCGGTTTCGCCGGTGACGACCGCACGGTAGTAACGGTCCAGCTCGGCCAGGAGCACGGGGACGGACTCACCGTCGATGACGAGGTGGTGCAGGCACAAAAGCAGCGCGTGCCCCTGAGCGCCGAGGTCGGCCACGGCCACTCGCAGCAGCCGGCCCGAGGCGAGGTCGAATCGTCTGCTGGCGGCCGCGTCGAGCCACCGCGCCATCTCGGCGTCGGGGTCGCGCGAGGCGCGCAGGTCCAGCATTTCCACCTCGGGCCGCCATCCGCCGGTCACCACCTGCCGGACGGTGTCCTCGTCGGCCACGAACGCCGTCCGCAGCAACTCGTGCCCGGCCACGAGCTGGGTCAGGGCGCGACCCAACAGCTCGACGTCGAGCTTGCCGGCTGCCTTCCACGCCAGGACGACGTTGTTGCGGGCCTGCTCGTCGACGGCCTCGGCGAGCCACAGGCGTCGCTGGAAGGCGGTGGCGGCCAGCTCGCCCGCGGCGCGCGCCGAGGACGATCCGGAGTGCCCGGCGGACGGCTGCCCGCCGATCTTCTGGTCGATCAGGTCCGCGAGATCCTGCAGACGGGGGCACTCGAACAGCGTCTTCATCGGCAGGTCGATCCGGAACCGCCGACGGAGCTGGTTGACCAGCCGGACCGCCAGCATGGAGTGACCACCGAGGGCGAAGAAGGAGTCATCGGCGGACACCCCGTCGACACCGAGCAGCTCGGACCAGATGCCAGCCATCGCGACAGCCGTGGGGGTGCGAGGCTCGGACCCGGCGCCGCTGTCCAGCGGGACGGCACGCGCACGCACGGCGGCGACGTCGAGCTTGCCGTTCGAGGTCAGCACCATCTTGTCGACGAGCTGGAACACCGACGGGATCATGTACTCGGGCAGCTTGCGTGCCAGGTGGCCACGCAACTCGGCCAGGGCGACCCCGACCCGGCTCTGGACGACCGCGACGAGGCGATCGTCCTCGGCGATGACGACCGCTTCGACGACCGCGGGATGCTCGCGCAGGCAGGACTCGATCTCACCGAGCTCGATGCGGTAGCCGTGCAGCTGCACCTGGGAATCGGCGCGGCCAATGAAGTGCAGCGCGCCGTCGGGGGTGTAGCGGGCGAGATCCCCGCTGCGGAACAGTTTGCCGGAGCCGACGGGCGAGGCGACGAAGCGCTGCGCCGTGAGCTCCGGCCGGTTCAGGTAGCCGCCGGCCACGCCCGCGCCGCCGACGAAGATCTCGCCCACCGCGCCAACGGGCAACAGCCGGCCGCGGGTGACCGGGTCCAGCAGCAGGAGCGTGGTCGTGGGGATCGGCGTGCCGATGATGCTGGTGTCGGAGTCGACGTCGGCCCGGGTGACCGTGCGGATGCTCGAGTGCACGGTGGTCTCGGTGATGCCGTACATGTTGACCAGCCGCACATGCGGGTAACGCTCCATCCACGAGCCGAGCATGGCCGGACGCAGCGCCTCTCCGCCAAAGATGACGTAGCGCAACCGGCTGAGGCTGCTGGGCGACTGGGGCTTCAACCCGAGCAGCCGCCGGAACGCGCTGGGCGTCTGGTTGAGGACCGTGACGCGCTCGCGCTGCAGCAGTTCCCAGAACTGCTCGGGGTCCTTCGCCTGCTCCTGGGTGACCAGGACCACCCGTCCGCCGTGGACCAGGCCGCCAAACAACTCCCATACCGAGAAATCGAAGGCGTAGGAGTGGAACATCGTCCAGACGTCGGACGCACCGAAGCTGAACGGCAAGCGGTCGTTGACCAGCAACCGGACGAGGTTGCGATGCGTGATCACGACACCCTTGGGCCGGCCGGTCGTCCCGGATGTGTAGATGCAGTACGCCGGCGTATCCAGCGCGACCCGCGGCAGCGCCGCTCCGGAGTTGTCGGACCGTGTCGGGTGCATGACCTGTCCGGCGAAGCCGTCCAGACCCGGATGAGACACCGCATCGTCGGCCACGATGGCCCACCGGGTGCCCGAGTCCGCGAGGATGAACTGCACGCGATCACCGGGCAGCGCTGGGTCGATCGGCAGGTAGCCGGCGCCGGCCAGCAGGACGGCCAGCATCGCCTGGACCTGCTCGGGGCCGCGCGGCAGCAGCAGGGCCACCAGCTCGCCCCGGCCGACGCCCTTCGCCACCAGCGCCCGCGCCAGTGCCTCGGCCCGGTCCAGCAGCTCGCGGTAGGTCAGCGAGATGTCCCCCGCGGTGATGGCCACCGCCTGTGGCCGGGCGAGTGCCCGCTGCCGGATGAGGTCGTGGACCGCCGTCTCGGGGTACCCGGCATCGGTGGCGTTCCACACCATCAGCTGGGTGTACCGCTCGTCCTCGGTCAACGGATCGGCATCGCCGATCGCCCGCTCGGGCGCGGCGATGAGCTGGTCGAGCAGCGCGCGATAGTGCTCGGTCATGGCCCGCATCTGGTCGTCGTCGAAGTACCGGCCATTGAAGACAAGCCAGCCATCGAGCGAACTGGAGCCCGGCTGCAGGAACAGGTGCAGATCGTACTTGCCGTATCCGCTGGCCGTCTGAACCTCCTCGGCGACGATGCCGCCGGCGGTACGCATCAGCCTGGGATCCTCGGAGTACGTGAACAGCACGTCGAACAAGGCCGTACGGCTCATGTCCTTGGACGGGTCGACCCGGCGTACCAGCTCGTCGAAGAACGCCTGATCATGTGCTCGGGCGTGGGCCGTCTCGGCGGCCGTCTGCGCGACGAGCGCGGTGAAAGGCATGCTCACGGCCGGGCGCAGCCGTACCGGCAACAGGTTGGCCAGCGGGCCGACCACATGCCGGGTCTCCGCGCGCCGCCCGGGGTGACTGACGCCGATGACCATGTCCTGCTGGCCGGAATACCAGCCGAGAAGCGCGGTGAAGGCGCCCAGCAGCACGTCCGAGACGCTGAAGCCAAGCCGCTCGGCGTTGGTCGCGAGGGCGGTGGGCAACGAGAACGCGACGCGCCGCTCCTCGTAGACGTGGATCGCCTCGCGCGGCCGCCGCTCGGGGAGCCGCAGCACGTCGACGGCGGGTTGCAGTCGAGCCGCACGGGAGTCCAGGTGCTCGGCATTGACCTCGGCCGACACCTCATCCAACCAGCCGGCGTAGCTGCTCTGGACGGGGGCCTCGCCGGCCATGCCGGCCAGGAGTTGCTCGGCGATGAGCCGCAGGGAGGCTCGGTCGACCACCGCCTGGTGGCCAACCAGTGCCAGCCAACCGCCGCCAGACTGCTCGGGCAACACGGCGACCCGCAGCAGACAGCCGCTCGTCAGATCGAACGGGGCCACCGCCCAGTCGGTCAGTGCCTCGGGCACACCGGAGCCCGCCACCCCGGGCTGCGCTGGCAGCCACTGCGGGCTGACCGTCACCTCGGATCGCACTCGCTGCACGATCCGACCCTCGACGCTGTCGAGCACGGTGCGCAGGGACTCGTGTGCCCGTACGACCGCGTCGAGCGCCTTGGCCAGCACGTCGGGGGCGGCGAGACGGTCGACCCGAAGGAACAGCGGCAGGTTGTGGTACACGGGCGACGTCGGGTACACGTGGCCGGCCTCGAACCGGTCGACGAACCACATGCGTTCCTGATGGGCCGAGGCGGCGCGCGCGATCGCCGGGAGACCGGAGTCGGTTGCCGGCGGAGCGGACACGACCACCGTGCTGCCGGCGGCCGTGGGCCTGTAACAGGCGTTCAGCTCCCGCAGCAGGACGCCCATCGACTCGCCGTCCCACAGCAGGTGGTGCAGGCAGAAGAAAACCAGCTGATCGGCCCCGGGGAGCTCGACGAGGGCCGCGGTCAGCAGGCGTCCAGACGCCGGATCGAACTCATGATGAGAGGCACTGGCCAGCCAGTCGCGCAGCGCCGCCTCCGAGTCCGCGCAATCGCGCAGGTCGACGCTGTCGACATGGGGTGACCACGGCTCGCCGACGACTTGCCACAACTCGCCGTCGCGCTCGTGGAACGCGGTGCGCAGCAACTCGTGTCGCGCCACCATCCTGGCCAGCGCGTGGGACAACTCCGCCGCATCGAGGCCGCCACCGGGAACCCGCCACGCCAGCGGGACGTTGTAGGCGGCACGGCCGGACTCCACCCGCTCGGCGAACCAGATGCGCTGCTGGAAGCTGGACGCGGGGACCTCCACGGCGGGGGCAGCGGGCGGAGAAGTCTTCTCGGCGGCCACGTTCGGCTTCGACGCCCGGACCTGCTCCGCGAAGTCAGCCAGGCGCGGATACTCGAACAACGTCCGGATCGAGACCTCCGTGCCGAAGTGACGCGACACCGCGAGAACCAGACTCTCCGCGAGCAGCGAATGCCCACCCAGCTCGAAGAACGAGTCCTCGGGGGTG
This genomic stretch from Cystobacter fuscus DSM 2262 harbors:
- a CDS encoding non-ribosomal peptide synthetase, whose protein sequence is MNTAPRQIPLSVGQEAMWIGWKLDPSQWSHIIPTPFLVRGTLDMTRLRAAIAALGEAYPQLRARITSGADGLVLDWSDAPPIEVRESTFVGDRDAAIRRTWQHPFDLRRGPLARVDVLRGPDETVLLLAIHHLVFDGASILILLDALRRAYAGESLPPADPTAALTEYARRSRELADTTAGDPSREYWRRVLGAAAPEFALPATVDAPQYTVRSETLEPRLVADLRGRAEDLGVSYVTILMAGYFALLRRHTGSEDVISFLPFHGRTTESLRDRIGYFVNALPIRSEVRGSDSYADLVHRLRGRVKDAMRHGELPLPAIMRAAGLTGPAARARTHQTVFQYWNAGLREGVDVQALRLCAPDATATLSLLDMESTAGFTLAVMVREDSAGTHVLWKDPAGAVGPTLVAAMAADYRAILRELGTNPNAALPVLAAPSPTAPSAPLATNARPAAAYPAEVAAMVGVWQEVLGVGGITPEDSFFELGGHSLLAESLVLAVSRHFGTEVSIRTLFEYPRLADFAEQVRASKPNVAAEKTSPPAAPAVEVPASSFQQRIWFAERVESGRAAYNVPLAWRVPGGGLDAAELSHALARMVARHELLRTAFHERDGELWQVVGEPWSPHVDSVDLRDCADSEAALRDWLASASHHEFDPASGRLLTAALVELPGADQLVFFCLHHLLWDGESMGVLLRELNACYRPTAAGSTVVVSAPPATDSGLPAIARAASAHQERMWFVDRFEAGHVYPTSPVYHNLPLFLRVDRLAAPDVLAKALDAVVRAHESLRTVLDSVEGRIVQRVRSEVTVSPQWLPAQPGVAGSGVPEALTDWAVAPFDLTSGCLLRVAVLPEQSGGGWLALVGHQAVVDRASLRLIAEQLLAGMAGEAPVQSSYAGWLDEVSAEVNAEHLDSRAARLQPAVDVLRLPERRPREAIHVYEERRVAFSLPTALATNAERLGFSVSDVLLGAFTALLGWYSGQQDMVIGVSHPGRRAETRHVVGPLANLLPVRLRPAVSMPFTALVAQTAAETAHARAHDQAFFDELVRRVDPSKDMSRTALFDVLFTYSEDPRLMRTAGGIVAEEVQTASGYGKYDLHLFLQPGSSSLDGWLVFNGRYFDDDQMRAMTEHYRALLDQLIAAPERAIGDADPLTEDERYTQLMVWNATDAGYPETAVHDLIRQRALARPQAVAITAGDISLTYRELLDRAEALARALVAKGVGRGELVALLLPRGPEQVQAMLAVLLAGAGYLPIDPALPGDRVQFILADSGTRWAIVADDAVSHPGLDGFAGQVMHPTRSDNSGAALPRVALDTPAYCIYTSGTTGRPKGVVITHRNLVRLLVNDRLPFSFGASDVWTMFHSYAFDFSVWELFGGLVHGGRVVLVTQEQAKDPEQFWELLQRERVTVLNQTPSAFRRLLGLKPQSPSSLSRLRYVIFGGEALRPAMLGSWMERYPHVRLVNMYGITETTVHSSIRTVTRADVDSDTSIIGTPIPTTTLLLLDPVTRGRLLPVGAVGEIFVGGAGVAGGYLNRPELTAQRFVASPVGSGKLFRSGDLARYTPDGALHFIGRADSQVQLHGYRIELGEIESCLREHPAVVEAVVIAEDDRLVAVVQSRVGVALAELRGHLARKLPEYMIPSVFQLVDKMVLTSNGKLDVAAVRARAVPLDSGAGSEPRTPTAVAMAGIWSELLGVDGVSADDSFFALGGHSMLAVRLVNQLRRRFRIDLPMKTLFECPRLQDLADLIDQKIGGQPSAGHSGSSSARAAGELAATAFQRRLWLAEAVDEQARNNVVLAWKAAGKLDVELLGRALTQLVAGHELLRTAFVADEDTVRQVVTGGWRPEVEMLDLRASRDPDAEMARWLDAAASRRFDLASGRLLRVAVADLGAQGHALLLCLHHLVIDGESVPVLLAELDRYYRAVVTGETAAPPAVQYRDFVASQEARQDSARRENELDYWQRKLADAPANLAFPTPVPAGRNGAVRVPLPADLPDRLRPLQTQHGVTWFMAFGAALAVALHRWTGQRTITLGVPVSTRDPASFAGLLGPCLNTLVLRSDLAAGAPLGDALQTMRTEMLGALEHAGAPFEEVVNRLSPARGVGHTPYIDVTLNMNLRSDRRALLGGIELTPLFFDSLWSHEAKFGLTLTVAEQDGELSAILSYQGQRVSAADASALAGSIAGLLGELTEATQGRSSRGTATSAAEDRVQYRHFVTAQLSQRDSVQRRNDLAYWEKKLAGAPAYVEFSPPAEPGPHGVVTIPLRADLLERLRPLQARYGVTPFIVTAAGLAALLHRWTGHADVVISNPIANRDNPDFAELLGPCLNTVVLRSQLASNATFLDVLHGMRSEVLEAFEHAGAPFEEVVERLNPHRRPGRTPYADVSLTFSAVPTQPASLAGRPLQAADISHAGAGYAGKLGLTVGFTLDGTKLSGNVAYHGARYRRDDVERFATLLGRLMELMPDHLDQPVAALDVAADELARLRRWERGPEPEPMTPVPVLVLRHGRDRASAPAVESLRGTLDYQGLVGRARALAAGIRPRLRGADPVVALLLPRGEDFTVAMLGSWLAGAAFCPIDPAWPDSRVRFVLEDLDAPVLLTDHDGAARSGSVPTLRVDETDATAGGTEADDPNWSAGSTAYVIYTSGTTGTPKGVVVTHQGLAQLIQWTARHYTIGDRDRCSHLMSVGFDASQWEVWSALATGACLVPHEAPVVASTVGTWLDQHDINVAFLATPLAEAVWRAGTGPTRLRWMFIGGAALSEWPPPGLPYRVCNAYGPTENSVVATIHDLEAVPQPPINRIGRPIAGVRVLVLDPQGRRCLVGVPGEICLAGGGLATGILRRPDLTADRFRSVELDGESLRIYRTGDLGRWLADGTVEYLGRADRQLKIRGYRIEPGEIEQVLLRQPEVAQAVVHGDSQQTPALVAYVIPSQPGRTDTARLLARLRSSLPVYMVPEAVVWLTELPLNTSGKVDVARLPRPIRTDLVGGSGFTAPGSELERRIAAVWSEVLGTQDIGAHDNFFDLGGNSLSLARLHSRLVAELGRDIPIVDLFEHPTVAALATALENGAQSAPVRPRRAARPVRRGRGTTDGA